The genomic DNA CTTTTAAAATATTTTGAAAAGGATTCTTTTCCCCCATGAAAAAATAAGGATCACCGGGTTTTACATTCGGATCATTTTTCTCCGTGTCGATCAATTTTACTCTTTCTTGAGCATATTTTTTTGACAGCAGTCCCGCAAGCGGCTCTTCGGGCGGAAAGTAGGGATCGCCGTAGTAAAAATCCCGATCAGCGTAAGCCAGATTCATCGCTTGGTACAAAGTGTGAATGTAATTCGCGCTGTTGTACCCCATGGATTTGAGATCAAAATTTTCCAAAATATTCAGCGTTTGCAGCATCACAGGTCCTTGCACCCAACATGTCAATTTGTACACGTCAATTCCTTTGTAATTCGTGCTGACTGGTTCTTCCTGATAGACTTTCCAGTTCCTCAAGTCTTGTTTGGTGATTAAGCCGCCCTGTTCCTGGCAGCCGCGGACAAATTCATCGGCGATGTCGCCTTTGTAAAAGCGGTCGTAAGCCGCATAGATTGCTTCTTTTCTGTTTTTCCCGTGTGTCAGCGCCTGCTGTTCTGCTGCGACAAGTTTCTCCAGCGTTTGCAGAAGATCGGCCTGCCGGAAAATCTCGCCGGGGTAAGGCGCTTCTCGTTTTTCGCCGAGATGAGTGAGAAAAACTTTTTTGGAATAAGGCCACTGTTTGATGCGTTTTTTGTAGTGTTCGATTGAATTGGCTGTCTGCGCTTCGATGGGATATCCCTGCGCCATTTCCATTGCCGGCTGCAAAACTTCTTTCAAACTCATGGTTCCAAATTCCGCGAGCATGACCATCAAACCGCCCGGCGTACCCGGCGTGACGGCAGCTAACGGGCCGTACTCGGGCGGATATTTCAGACCTTTTTTCTTGAAAAACCCCGCTGTGGCGCCCGTCGGCGCAACACCGAGGGCATTGATGCCAATGATTTTTTTTGTGTTGGGATTATAAATTAATGCCTGTGTTTCGCCGCCCCAACTCAAAACATCCCACATGGTGCAGGTCGCTGCTAACATGGCACAAGCCGCATCCACGGCATTTCCCCCGCGAATAAAAATTTTCGCGCCTGCCGTCGCTGCCAGTGGCTTGCCTGTAATCGCCACCCAGTGCTTTCCGTGCAAAATTGGCTTTTCTGTAGCTAAACCAAGCGTGAAGAATAGAAATAGTAGCAAAAAGACGATCAAAAAACGGCTAATTTTATTTGTCATAAAAAATCCTCCTAATTTTCTTTGTCAAATTAATCGGACTGTCGGACGAAAGTTAAAATTTTCCTTCTTTCGCGCTTCCGTAAAAAATTGAATTAAACAAAAAACGGAATGTCGCGTGCGCCTGGCCGCGGTAAAGCGTCGGAAATCCGATGAGGATGATTTTCCCTTTGCCACGCTTGACTTCGACAATGGCACTTTTTCCCGCAAGATGCGCTCCGCCGTTAATCCAACCACTGAGAAGCAAATTCTTGTCGGGATAAGTGACTACCGAGGTTCCTTCATTCACGGAAAATACCGGGCTGCCCCGGAAAAATATCGCGCTGCTGCTGCCGTAACCGTAAGCGACCGGATGCCGATTATCCACTTTGGCGCGCAAAATAGAGCCCGGGCAATAAAAATCCTTTCGCGTCCATTTTCTGCTGCTATCGACAACGTTAATTTGAAAATATTTGATAGCGAAAGAAGCCGCGCGGTTGAGCGTGATCAGAGCGCCGCCATTTTCCACAAATTGAATCACATTTTTCACACCCACGTCTTCGATACCGCCGGCATATTCTGGCGGAATTGATTTTTCCGAAATCCCTTTCACGATCATTCTTTCGTGAATGTCCGGAAGAATCAAAACATCGAATTTTTTGTTTAGATTTCCGTTTTTGACCATTTTGTTTTCCACTCGCGTGTAAGGAATTTCAAATTGTTCCAACACCCACCGTGTCCAACCTTCGTCCATCGAAGCCGACCAACTGTGGTACAAACCTAATTTTGGTTTTTTTAATTTGAGGACGCGAACGTCAGGATTTTCTTTCAATAGTTGAAAATGCACATTGAGGTCATCAGCAATATTTTTGACGGCAGCAGACAGCCCCTTTTTCTTTTTCACGAAAAAGGAACCGGCTTTGAACGTACTTCCTGTCTGATGAAAATCTTCAGCCGCGCGCGAAACGCCAAACCCTTTTTCCAGCAATCGCTCCGCAGCGACGATAGCGTCATTTGTCCCGCTGTCCCAAAAATAGCCGTAAAATTCAGCAGTCGTCGCGTCGATTTGACTTTGCGGCGCAGGAAGTGATCTGAGCAATTCAGCCGACGCTGAAAAAGGCTTGCTAATTTGAATTACTTTCACCCCCATCAACAGCGGCAAGGTGTGGGCAACAACGTCGTAAGGCGGTTTCAGAGGTCCGCCGGGATAAGCGCGAATTTCAGGATAGACCTGCGGCTCCAACAGCGTCTTGGCAAAGCTGCCGTAGGGCTGCGCCATGTAAATGATGAAAGAAGCGGCAGAAAAAGTTTTCCCGTCTGCGGCGAAATCTTCCTGTGCCTGGTGAATTTCCACTGCCCCTAGTTTGAGCACTTCGAGCAATTTCAAAGTTGTGGAATAGTCCCCTTGCGCGGCAGGAACGACAAACGCAAATGGCGGCGCTGTCCGGTTCACTGCTTTCCAGTGGATTCGGTAGAAATTTCTCAGCCAATTTTCCCGCAGCCGTGCGGCATTTGTCAGCGCCGCAACCGCCGCAGCGTAATCGTAATCAACAATATCTTCCAGCGTCCAATCGCCTCCCTGCCAGGGAAGCGGCATTCGCACCGAGGGTTTTCTGACATCTGCCGCCAATTCAAAAGGTTCGATTTTTATCGGCGTGGCGACGCGCACACTGGCGCACTCCGTCAAAATCCGAATTCCGCCGTGATAATGATGGTAAGCCCGCGCCGGAGTCCAGGCGTCGTAACGACTGCTGTGGATGACGCCGGCCTTGCCCTGCGACGTCAACTCCGTCGCGATAAAAGTGCCCATCATTCCCACTTCCTGCTGCAGAATGGGATCTACATTTGGCTCGAATGGATCCACGTAAGGCGGCACAAAAAGACGCGCGCCTCTGCTGCCCATCTGATGCATGTCAACGATGATCTGCGGATGCCAGGCATTGTGCACTTTTAGTGTGAGCCGCGATTCCACCTGCGTGAACATGTACCAATCGCGATTATTGTCGTGTCCCACGTATTTGTTGTACAGCCACGGCATTCTTCCGCCTTCGTAGGGAGTGCCCAAATATTGACGGTACCAATCTACAACCATCTGAACGCCATCGGGATTGTGCATGGGAACGAGTAACAAAATAACCTTGTCGAGAATTTCCTGAAATGTCCGGTTCTGGCTTGTTGCCAGATCGTAGGCGAGCTGCATTGCCATTTGCGAAGCGCCGATTTCGGAGGCATGAATGGAACAGTTGATCATCACCACAGTTTTTCCCTTATCGCGTATGATTTCTTCCGCCTGTTGCGGAGAAATTTTTCTGGGGTCTGCCAGCAGTTGCTGATAATTTTGGAAATCAGACAGGTGGGACTGGTTTTTTTCGGCAGTAATGACGGCGACGATGAACGGATTTCCCAGGGTCGTTTTACCAACTTCTTCCACGGCGACGCGCCCGCTATTCTCGCCCAAAATTTTGAAATATGCCACAATTTGACGCATGTCAGCTAATTTTCGGTCTGTGCCGGGCTTGAAGCCTAAAAATTGCTCTGGCGACGGGACATCAGCAAAGGCTGTTATTTGAATGAGAAACAGAAAAAAAATGAAAAGCAAGATGGCTTTGCGGGGCATGATTTTCTCCTCTCCAATTTTCCGACAGATTTGTTCTCAGCAAAAGTTATTTCAATTTCTTCCTGATTAGCGGCGTTAGCGCCCGAATTCTTTCCTGAACCGGCGGATGCGTGGAAAAATAGTGATGAATTGCAGGGCTCGATTCATTCTCCGACTGCAATTTTCTGAGCAGCGAGGCTGAAGCTGTGACATCAAAATTAGCGCGCGACATCAGGCGAACCGCTCCTTTGTCCGCTTCAAATTCATTTTCCTGCGAAAAACCACTTTTGAGCAGATTGGCGACAATCTCACTCGCCAGGGCGCCAAGAGTGCCGCCGGGTCTCAATAATCGGGAAATGGTTTGAATAGAATAATTGGCAAGAATTCGGCTCATCAAATGGCGAAGTTGAATGTGGCTCATTTCGTGCGCCAGCACAAAAGCGATCTCATCCTCGTTGTTTTCGATTTTTCTGAACAAACCGGAAGTGAGAAAAACCAACCCGCCGGGCAGAGCAAAACCATTGACATCGCGGCTGGCTATGAGATAAAAGCGAAAATCCCTGTCCGTCTCCCTGAATTGATCGCAAAGCCGTGAACCGATGCGCTCTAATGTCTTCTGTCCATCGGATTGAATTAAAATTGTGATTTCTTTTTTTAATTTACGGACGAGATCGCGTGAGACTTTTAACTCAGCTTGGAGCGCATCTTTTTCTGATCCGAAGGCCGATTGGTAGAGCCATTTTCCTTTGTTAAAAGTTGCGCCAAGGGAATGGCCTATTTTTTCAAATATTTTTTCCACAAGGATACCCTGAAAAATTGTTGTTTTGAATGAGCGCCGGAAAAATAAATTTAATTTTGCGGCTATTTGTATTATTCCGCTTTTGTCGTTCCTTTATTTTCGGCGAAGGCATTAGTTATTTTTCGTGCGCGGGCGTTCTGCCCTGTTTTGCCGATCTGCTCAAAATTGAATCCGCGAAAATCCGCGTCCCATTCTCAAAAATCAATCTCTTGGTTCAAAAGTCCCGTACACGAGCGTTTTTTTGTTTTCAACCATCACTTTGCCGCGGGCAATCACTGTGTCAACTTCCCAGTCGGCATCCAGCAGCACTAAATCGGCATCTTTTCCGACCACAACTTCGCCTTTATTGCTCAATTTCAAATTTCTGGCAGGATTCGAGGTCACTGTCTGCAAAACTATTTCCGGCGACAGATTTAACTCAAGAGTTGCCAATTTTAACTGGTGCAAAATCGAGTCAACGCCGGAAACTTCCAGTGCGGTGCAATTGCCGTTCCCGTCGAACACCGGCAAACTTCCCTGCCCGTCCGAGGAAAAGGAAATGTTTTCTATCGGGGCATCGGCTTCCAGAGCTTCCTTGAGCAACTGGGCGCACGAACCGGGAATCTCTTGTCGATCTCTTCTCTCCCTGCCCGTGGTCATATCGATTAATCCGCCTTTTTTGGCAAATGCAATTGCAGAGAGGAAAAGCGGTCTGTTTCGGTTAACGTGGGTGACGACAAATTGCGTCGGCGGAATCTCTGTGCGTTCAATGACTTGCTCGATTGGCGCGAGTTTCTGCTCGCTGTCGCCAAGGTGGACGTTCACAATTCCCGCTTTCCCGGAAAGCATGCCACCCAGACGCGCGTCAGAGGCCAATTTCGCCAATTGCTCAATCGTCGGATGCGAGGAACGATGGTCAGATACGGAGACCTCGCCAACGCCGATAATTTTATCGATGAGAATAATGTCATTAACAAGAGATCCGGTCGCTGTTCGCACCGGGACCTCGTAAGAGCCGGTGTAAACGAAAGTAGAAATTCCTTCTTCTTCCAGACCGCGCGCCTTGGCCAACAAATTGCTCATGGTTCTGGTGATTCCGTCCGTTCCCAGACACCCGACAACCGTAGTCACACCGGCGCGGGTAATATCCGTCAATACAATTTCCGGAGTGCGTGTTTTGAAACCTCCTTCGCCGCCGCCGCCGAGGATATGGACGTGATTGTCGATAAATCCGGGCATGAGCAACTTGCCTGTTCCATCGAGAACTTTTATTTGCAGGGAAGCAGGGAAATCAATGTTTTCAGCAATCAAACCAATTTTTTCGCCAGTGATCAACACATCTTTTTTCCCCAGAAATCGGGGAGCGTAAACCTTTGCACCCTTTATCAGAATGAGTGTCTCGCATACATTTTCAGCATCCATTTTTTGTCTTTCTCAACTCAATGTCAGTAACTATTCACTATTTCAATTATTTTAACATATTATTGACAAAATCTTGCTCTCTATGCCTCTTTTTGGCAAATATCGACCGGAAATAATATTCACTGATCCTTCAGGCAAATTTCTGGATCTTCCCTAAAAAGCAATTGTTGGTAATTTTTTTCGCCCCATTTCTCTGTCCTGAAATAACCATTTTTGAGTTCATTCTGCGAATTCGTCAATTTTCATTTGGCGAAAATTTTATCACACCTCAGCGGAAGAGCAAATTAATTCGACAATGAATTGAAGATCAAAAATTGACCAAATTGCCTGTCCAGGTTGATTCGGGATCCAGGGACGGGGTTATTTTGAAATGATTTTAAAACGGAAATCGCTATTGCTTTTCCAAAAACTAACGGTTAAAGACTATTCTCAATGTGCACGCGAAATATTTTTTCCATTTTAAATCATTGGTAAAAAAATTATTTCAATTAAGTTTAGGAATTTTTTTTGAATTTGTCAAGTATTATTTTTGTAATTTTAAAACAAATATCAAAATTGGATTAAATGAAAAAAATCCTGATTTGCCGTCCAGAATCTTGATTACATTTCGGTAGCCAACCATAAAAAATGTAACTTTTTACAAATTTTACTTGACACTTGTCGAATAATTTGATATAATAAAGTGTTGGCAATCTTCAAATGCAACAGGTATTTCAGAGGTGTAATTTCATAAATGAGAGGAGGGGTAGGTGAATGCAAATCCCCGTGAGAGTTGATCGCGTGACATTAGATACATCATCGAACCGATTTGTCGTCATTTTGCGCGATGATGTATTTAGCCGTTGGCTGCCAATCGTGGTGGGCACAACTGAAGCGCAGGCAATCGCTTTACAATTGGAAGGCATTGTTCCGCCTCGTCCTCTGACTCATGATTTGCTGCGAGATTTGTTGAAAACCATCGACATAGAGATCGACAAAATCATCGTGAACGACCTGAGACAAAACACCTACTACGCTATCATTTATCTGCATCAGGGCAGGAAAAAATACGAAATCGACGCCAGACCGAGCGACGCCATCGCGCTGGCTCTGCGGATGGGAGCGCCAATTTTTGTAGAAGAAATGGTGATGGTGAACGCCGCCATTGCCGAAGATTCCGAGCCAAAGGAAATCATTAAAAACCAGGAAACAGATAGGCCGTTGCGCGATGTCGACCAACTGGAAGAACTCAATATCAAGCTGCAAAAAGCTATCAGAGAAGAGCGATTCGAAGACGCGGCTCGCATCCGCGATGAGATTGCCAACTTGAAACATGAGCGTCACCAACAATAATTTTAACAATAAAATTCATTCTCGATAAATTTCATTGAAATGGTATGCTTTCATGGCGGTGCCATTTTTTTGTTCAAAAAGCTGCCAAACAACACATTATCCAACAAGGAGATGCAAAAATAGATTCCGGATCAATAAACACGGTCCACTCTTTTATTGCCGGAGAAAAAATCTACCTTCGGCCGATTGCAATCGATGACGCCAATTTCATCTACCAGGGGGAGAATGACGAACTTGTCCGCGATGCGCTGTTTTTGGCGTTGCCAGTAAGCCTTTCCGCCGCCCGCGAAAAAATTGAAAAATCCATCAATGATCCCAGCCAGATCGTATTTATGATTGTGACAAAAGACCGCCATATCACCGTAGGACAGACCGCGTTTTTTCGTATCGATTACATCAGCCGCGCAGCGGTGTTTTATCTTGCAATTCTCGATGCAAAATTTTGGGGTTCCGGTTTTGGCGCCGAAACCACGAAATTGATGGTCGATTATGCCTTTCAAACGCTAAATTTAAACCGCATCCAACTGCACGTAAATGAAAAAAATACGCCTGCAATAAAAATTTACCAACGCGTTGGATTTCAAAAAGAAGGTGTGTTGCGCCAGGCAATGTTCAAAAACAACCGCTATTTTGACTTCTGGGTCATGGGTATTTTGCGCGAGGAGTGGGAAAAAATATTAAAGCGGTGATGAAGTGACTTTTCGGGGAAAGGGTAAACCGTTTGTTGTAATAATTCAACTACTGGTGACAATTCTGCGAACAAACAGAATTCAAACAAGAAAGGATGGTGCACATGAGTAACTCTCGAAAAATTTCGTTGCCGAAAGCTGTACTCATCATTACTGTCGTTGTGTTGATTTTTGTCATTCTGGGATCAACTCCATTAGGGAAACCATTAGCAAATTTTGCAAAAAGCCCGACTGGGAAAACCATTTTGATAGTTCTGGTATTTGTCTGGCTCGCATTGGCATTGTTAGCCGATTATCGCAATTGGTCAGAATATTCACTGGGAAGAAAAATTTTTGCTGTTGTTGTTTGGGTAATTATTATCGTCTTTTTCATTAAGTCGTAATTTGTCCGGATTGTTTTTAGAAATATTTAAGTTCAAAGTGGTGGGCGAAAGCACAGGAGTAGTGTCTCATCTCTCAATCCGTGATCTTAATGGTCGTAGCGACGGACAGTAGAATTAAATATCTATGAAAATTATCAAATAAAAGCGGAGCAAACCAATGGCGAAAACCGCAGCGCAAAATCAATCTCCCGGACGTTCCCCCTGGCTTTGGGTGCCGAGCATCTATTTTGCTGAAGGCATCCCTTACATTGTTGTGATGACAATTTCCGTAATCATGTACAAGCGAATGGGTATTTCCAATACAGACATTGCTCTTTACACCAGTTGGCTCTATCTGCCCTGGGTCATCAAGCCACTCTGGAGTCCGTTAGTTGATTTAATGAAAACGCGGCGCTTCTGGATCGTAACTATGCAATTCATCATCGGCGCGGGACTTGCTTCTGTTGCGCTGACCATTCCTTTGCCCAGATTTTTTCAGTTCACTCTTGCTTTTTTCTGGTTGTTAGCCTTCAGCTCGGCAACGCACGACATTGCCGCCGACGGATTTTACATGTTAGGGCTGAATCAGCACCAACAGGCATGGTTTGTGGGAGTGAGAAGTACGTTTTACCGTTTCGCTATGTTGACCGGTCAGGGCCTGCTGGTGATTTTGGCCGGCTACATCGAGAGCCACAGCGGTCTGCCCAGTATTGATTATCGCGTTTCTGCAGCGCCGGGGCAGACAGTGCAGGAAGTCATTTCTCCGGACAGTTTGCACATTACGCCTCTGGATGAACATCTGCACATTATCGCCTATCCGCCGGAGTTGGAAATTGCTGCTGTTCCACGCACTGCAGAAAAAGTGAATGAACTCATTGCTCAAGCAAAAAAATGGAACAGTCAATTTGCCACCCAGCGCGAAATTCAGGAACAAAAACAAAAGCAGGAAAAACCTGGCTGGTGGCACGAGCATGTCACCAAACCGTTGGGCAGCGGAATTCAATCGATTTTTGGCATTGAGCAAAAAGAAAAAGCAATTTCAAAATATGTGGGAAATATCGGCGTCGGCTACCTCTATTTGTCAAAAAAACCTGACGCAGGCGAAAAAATCGTCGTCAATTTCGGCAGGGAGAGAGGAGACAAAAGCATCAATTTGATTGAAGGAAGTCGTCGCGAATTCACAGCGGAAAACTGGAATCAGCCACTCATGGTCATCGTTCAACTTGACGCGAAACTGGATCACGCTGCCTCTGCAGTCTTCGCCGCCCGCGCCGGAAATATTCCTTTGTCGTGGATTCTGACTTTTGCCTTTATGGCGGCGCTGTTTTTTCTGTTCGCCATTTACCACAAATTTATTCTCCCGCACCCGGCAGCAGATGTGTCCCGTTCTCTGGGCGATGTGCAACAATTTTTCAAAAATTTTGTCAACACGTTCGTGCTCTTTTTCAAAAAAGACAAAATCGGCATTTCTCTGGCATTTCTGCTCATTTACCGTCTCGGGGAAGCGCAATTGGTGAAAATCGCCTCGCCATTTCTGTTGGACAGTCAGGAAGCCGGAGGACTGGGACTGACGACCGGCGAAGTCGGTTTTGTTTACGGCACCATTGGCATCGCCATGCTCACCATCGGCGGTTTGCTGGGCGGATTTGTCGCGGCAAAATACGGTCTCAAAAAATGGCTCATCTGGATGGCGATCTTCATCAATCTGCCCGATGCCGTTTACCTTTACATGGCGCATACGCAGACGGATAATTTTTTCATCATCAATCTCTGCGTTGGCATCGAACAATTTGG from Calditrichota bacterium includes the following:
- a CDS encoding gamma-glutamyltransferase family protein translates to MTNKISRFLIVFLLLFLFFTLGLATEKPILHGKHWVAITGKPLAATAGAKIFIRGGNAVDAACAMLAATCTMWDVLSWGGETQALIYNPNTKKIIGINALGVAPTGATAGFFKKKGLKYPPEYGPLAAVTPGTPGGLMVMLAEFGTMSLKEVLQPAMEMAQGYPIEAQTANSIEHYKKRIKQWPYSKKVFLTHLGEKREAPYPGEIFRQADLLQTLEKLVAAEQQALTHGKNRKEAIYAAYDRFYKGDIADEFVRGCQEQGGLITKQDLRNWKVYQEEPVSTNYKGIDVYKLTCWVQGPVMLQTLNILENFDLKSMGYNSANYIHTLYQAMNLAYADRDFYYGDPYFPPEEPLAGLLSKKYAQERVKLIDTEKNDPNVKPGDPYFFMGEKNPFQNILKDWSEIQRKGRSLTPEKLAEEFFRGTTSIQAADENGWVVSVTPSGGWIPACIAGKTGVGMSQRMQSFVLDKKENPFNVVEPGKRPRATLTPTIAMKDGKPYLSFSIQGGDTQDQNCLQFFLDIVEFGMTVQEACEAANIVSYQMHSSFGAHDKSPGRLSLRRDVPQWVQSELRKRGYQIRLQSKTSGPMNAIFFDWKHGSFWGGSSNYGEDYGIAW
- a CDS encoding M48 family metalloprotease, encoding MEKIFEKIGHSLGATFNKGKWLYQSAFGSEKDALQAELKVSRDLVRKLKKEITILIQSDGQKTLERIGSRLCDQFRETDRDFRFYLIASRDVNGFALPGGLVFLTSGLFRKIENNEDEIAFVLAHEMSHIQLRHLMSRILANYSIQTISRLLRPGGTLGALASEIVANLLKSGFSQENEFEADKGAVRLMSRANFDVTASASLLRKLQSENESSPAIHHYFSTHPPVQERIRALTPLIRKKLK
- a CDS encoding beta-aspartyl-peptidase, whose protein sequence is MDAENVCETLILIKGAKVYAPRFLGKKDVLITGEKIGLIAENIDFPASLQIKVLDGTGKLLMPGFIDNHVHILGGGGEGGFKTRTPEIVLTDITRAGVTTVVGCLGTDGITRTMSNLLAKARGLEEEGISTFVYTGSYEVPVRTATGSLVNDIILIDKIIGVGEVSVSDHRSSHPTIEQLAKLASDARLGGMLSGKAGIVNVHLGDSEQKLAPIEQVIERTEIPPTQFVVTHVNRNRPLFLSAIAFAKKGGLIDMTTGRERRDRQEIPGSCAQLLKEALEADAPIENISFSSDGQGSLPVFDGNGNCTALEVSGVDSILHQLKLATLELNLSPEIVLQTVTSNPARNLKLSNKGEVVVGKDADLVLLDADWEVDTVIARGKVMVENKKTLVYGTFEPRD
- a CDS encoding GNAT family N-acetyltransferase, whose protein sequence is MLSWRCHFFVQKAAKQHIIQQGDAKIDSGSINTVHSFIAGEKIYLRPIAIDDANFIYQGENDELVRDALFLALPVSLSAAREKIEKSINDPSQIVFMIVTKDRHITVGQTAFFRIDYISRAAVFYLAILDAKFWGSGFGAETTKLMVDYAFQTLNLNRIQLHVNEKNTPAIKIYQRVGFQKEGVLRQAMFKNNRYFDFWVMGILREEWEKILKR
- a CDS encoding AmpG family muropeptide MFS transporter; its protein translation is MAKTAAQNQSPGRSPWLWVPSIYFAEGIPYIVVMTISVIMYKRMGISNTDIALYTSWLYLPWVIKPLWSPLVDLMKTRRFWIVTMQFIIGAGLASVALTIPLPRFFQFTLAFFWLLAFSSATHDIAADGFYMLGLNQHQQAWFVGVRSTFYRFAMLTGQGLLVILAGYIESHSGLPSIDYRVSAAPGQTVQEVISPDSLHITPLDEHLHIIAYPPELEIAAVPRTAEKVNELIAQAKKWNSQFATQREIQEQKQKQEKPGWWHEHVTKPLGSGIQSIFGIEQKEKAISKYVGNIGVGYLYLSKKPDAGEKIVVNFGRERGDKSINLIEGSRREFTAENWNQPLMVIVQLDAKLDHAASAVFAARAGNIPLSWILTFAFMAALFFLFAIYHKFILPHPAADVSRSLGDVQQFFKNFVNTFVLFFKKDKIGISLAFLLIYRLGEAQLVKIASPFLLDSQEAGGLGLTTGEVGFVYGTIGIAMLTIGGLLGGFVAAKYGLKKWLIWMAIFINLPDAVYLYMAHTQTDNFFIINLCVGIEQFGYGFGFTAYMLFMIYISEGEFKTAHFAITTGFMALGMMIPGMISGWVQELIGYNNFFIWVLISTIPGIILCKFLPIDPEFGMKKE